A stretch of the Agrobacterium fabrum str. C58 genome encodes the following:
- a CDS encoding alpha/beta hydrolase codes for MISDPQVLAFIRKTEASYPAQANTASAAENRAYYDAMCADFRAPRPENVIVVDRSISGVACRLYGLASPVCVLYLHGGGLVVGGLDSHDDVCVEIADATGLQIISVDYRLAPEHRWPAQINDVEAVWRAVDQPVVVVGDSAGGLLAAALCLSQKGKRQPLGQVLIYPGLGGDGDAASYRENAEAPLLRASDVLTYRDFVFGGQPATDPIARPLKAPDLSDLAPAFVVTADVDPLRDDGWAYAERLAAAGVPVTLRNEAQLPHGFLRARIMSDRARRSFQAVIAAISRFASNEVPLANFPHEP; via the coding sequence ATGATCAGTGATCCTCAGGTTCTCGCCTTCATCCGCAAAACAGAAGCCAGCTATCCAGCGCAGGCCAACACGGCGAGCGCCGCGGAAAACCGCGCCTACTACGATGCGATGTGCGCTGATTTCCGAGCACCTCGACCAGAGAATGTCATCGTCGTTGATCGGTCGATCAGCGGCGTGGCTTGTCGGTTATACGGTTTGGCATCACCTGTTTGCGTCCTCTATCTGCATGGCGGCGGCCTTGTCGTGGGCGGGCTGGACAGCCATGATGACGTCTGTGTGGAAATCGCTGATGCAACCGGCTTGCAGATCATTTCGGTCGATTACCGTCTTGCGCCGGAGCACCGGTGGCCGGCACAGATAAACGACGTTGAAGCGGTTTGGCGCGCAGTGGATCAGCCTGTTGTTGTCGTCGGTGACAGTGCCGGCGGCTTGCTCGCTGCAGCACTTTGCCTTTCGCAGAAAGGCAAGAGGCAGCCGCTGGGCCAGGTCCTCATCTACCCTGGCCTGGGTGGTGACGGAGATGCAGCGTCCTATCGCGAAAACGCTGAAGCCCCGCTGTTGCGCGCGAGCGACGTGCTGACCTACCGGGACTTTGTCTTCGGTGGCCAGCCCGCAACCGATCCCATCGCCCGACCTTTAAAGGCTCCGGATCTTTCAGACCTCGCGCCTGCTTTTGTCGTTACAGCGGATGTGGACCCCTTGCGTGACGACGGGTGGGCTTATGCCGAGCGGCTGGCGGCGGCGGGTGTCCCGGTAACGTTGCGCAACGAGGCTCAATTGCCTCACGGTTTCTTGCGCGCGAGGATCATGAGCGACCGTGCGCGCCGGAGTTTTCAAGCCGTGATTGCGGCGATCAGCCGGTTCGCATCTAATGAGGTCCCTTTAGCAAATTTTCCCCATGAGCCATAG
- a CDS encoding PAS domain-containing protein: METPPRSLVENLLDGAGFYSWSLSTNTLTADAAFAAIYEIGEDDLEKGVPVEAILERIVEEDRPRLAARIHDVILGGRPFVSPYRIRCADGRIRSLLSMGSCSKDQNGVPSIYSGIVLIEREMEIKLNASGLEKHIDAALDLAKIGGLELTQRYLSSALRSL, encoded by the coding sequence ATGGAAACGCCGCCTAGAAGCTTGGTTGAAAATCTTCTGGATGGAGCTGGGTTCTATTCGTGGTCGTTGTCAACGAACACGCTGACTGCCGATGCAGCTTTTGCCGCGATTTACGAGATTGGCGAAGATGACCTTGAGAAAGGTGTTCCAGTCGAAGCCATTCTTGAACGGATTGTAGAAGAAGACCGCCCTCGCCTTGCTGCGCGAATACACGACGTCATCCTTGGTGGCAGGCCATTTGTTTCGCCTTACCGCATCCGATGCGCGGATGGACGTATAAGATCTCTCCTAAGCATGGGTTCTTGCTCGAAGGATCAAAATGGGGTGCCGTCCATTTATTCGGGTATCGTGCTAATCGAAAGAGAAATGGAGATCAAGCTCAACGCATCCGGATTGGAAAAGCATATCGATGCCGCGCTTGATCTCGCCAAAATCGGCGGGTTAGAGCTAACTCAACGTTACCTTTCTTCAGCATTGCGATCTCTCTGA
- a CDS encoding Fic family protein, producing MKWNWQNTDWPNFRHDTASMVPLEQKFLQSAGEVIGAVRHFNEDDSNQLRIELLSDEAVKTSEIEGEFLDRVSVQSSLRRQFGLSTDDRQIRPQERGIAEMMADVYRSWHTPLRHEGLFHWHSMLMAGNRYIETVGAYRTHEDAMQIVSGRFDKPTIHFEAPPSRQVTGEMETFIAWFNQSGPDGQTSVQALTRAAIGHLYFESIHPFEDGNGRIGRALAEKSLAQNIGQPSLISLAFTIEKSRKAYYSELERHQRTLDITGWIIFFAETILDAQRVTLERIDFFIHKAKFYDRFRGQLNERQEKVVTRIFKEGTAGFKGGLSAENYISITDTSRATATRDLQHLVEIGALTRTGERRHTRYSLSLKK from the coding sequence ATGAAATGGAACTGGCAAAACACTGATTGGCCAAACTTCCGGCACGACACCGCAAGCATGGTACCATTAGAGCAGAAATTCTTGCAATCCGCCGGTGAGGTTATTGGCGCTGTTCGACATTTCAACGAGGACGACAGCAACCAACTTCGCATCGAGTTGCTGAGCGACGAAGCGGTCAAGACCTCAGAGATTGAGGGGGAATTTCTGGACCGCGTGAGTGTTCAGTCATCGCTCCGCCGGCAGTTCGGGCTAAGCACTGATGATAGACAGATCCGCCCACAAGAGCGGGGGATCGCGGAGATGATGGCGGATGTCTATCGAAGCTGGCATACGCCGCTGCGTCATGAAGGACTGTTCCATTGGCACTCAATGCTGATGGCTGGAAACCGATACATTGAAACGGTTGGTGCTTACCGGACGCATGAAGATGCCATGCAGATCGTGTCAGGTCGATTCGACAAGCCCACAATCCACTTCGAGGCTCCCCCGTCTCGCCAGGTTACCGGTGAAATGGAGACGTTCATCGCATGGTTCAATCAATCCGGGCCAGATGGCCAAACCTCGGTTCAAGCTTTGACGCGTGCAGCAATAGGCCATCTGTACTTTGAAAGCATACATCCATTTGAGGATGGCAACGGCCGAATTGGGCGCGCGCTCGCTGAGAAATCCCTGGCGCAAAACATAGGGCAGCCAAGCCTCATTTCACTCGCTTTTACAATCGAGAAGAGCCGGAAGGCCTACTACTCCGAGCTTGAGCGGCACCAGCGTACGCTCGATATCACCGGCTGGATCATTTTCTTTGCAGAAACTATCCTGGATGCTCAACGGGTGACGCTTGAGCGCATCGATTTCTTCATTCATAAAGCAAAGTTCTATGATCGTTTTCGAGGCCAGCTGAACGAGCGGCAGGAAAAGGTAGTTACGCGCATCTTCAAGGAAGGCACGGCAGGCTTCAAGGGGGGACTAAGTGCCGAAAACTACATTTCGATCACAGACACATCCCGCGCTACAGCAACACGCGACCTTCAGCACCTCGTGGAGATCGGTGCACTTACGCGTACGGGTGAACGTCGGCATACTCGGTACTCGCTGTCATTGAAGAAATGA
- a CDS encoding IS3-like element ISAtu3 family transposase — protein sequence MYSYADRLRAVELYIRLGKRLNTTIRQLGYPTKNALRGWYREYVQHLDLRTQPVARAPKYSEAQRQAALEHFRTHDRCISGTMRALGYPGRGTLTAWVREAFPEARTSMVGRSWHPGYSEEVRQAGVIGLCSGDESAQQVADRLGVSRPTLYSWKDQLLGHEASSSMKRRKANPKVPEREELERKLEALQRDVRQLQLEHDLLKKANELLKKGLGVDLLILSNREKTQLIDALKEVYRLPELLAQLRIARSSYFYHRARMCLADKYAAVRLSLAEIFEANRRCYGYRRLQASLARKSVIVSEKVVQRLMKQEHLAVARPRRRRFGSYLGEISPAPENLINRDFHADAPNVKWLTDITEFQIPAGKVYLSPIIDCFDGMVISWSIGTQPDAGLVNTMLDAAIGTVANGEERPIIHSDRGAHYRWPGWLTRISEARLVRSMSRKGCSQDNAACEGFFGRLKTELFYPRDWKAITIEQFVAEVDAYIRWYNEKRIKISLGSLSPVEYRQSLGLKL from the coding sequence ATGTATTCCTACGCAGACAGACTTCGAGCGGTTGAGCTTTATATCCGGCTGGGCAAGCGGCTTAACACGACCATTCGCCAGCTGGGATATCCCACCAAGAATGCGCTGAGGGGTTGGTATCGCGAGTATGTGCAGCATCTCGACCTGCGTACTCAGCCGGTAGCGCGAGCGCCAAAATATTCAGAGGCTCAGAGGCAGGCGGCACTTGAGCACTTTCGCACCCATGATCGTTGCATCTCTGGGACGATGAGGGCGCTCGGCTATCCCGGTCGAGGAACTCTAACCGCATGGGTTCGTGAGGCTTTTCCGGAGGCGCGGACATCAATGGTCGGTCGATCGTGGCACCCTGGCTATTCCGAGGAGGTCCGGCAAGCGGGGGTAATCGGACTATGCAGTGGAGATGAAAGTGCTCAGCAGGTAGCTGACCGTCTGGGCGTCTCGAGACCGACATTGTATAGCTGGAAAGACCAGTTACTCGGTCATGAGGCTTCTTCATCCATGAAACGCCGCAAAGCCAACCCCAAGGTGCCTGAACGTGAAGAACTCGAGCGAAAGCTTGAAGCCCTCCAACGCGATGTCCGCCAGTTGCAACTCGAACATGATCTCCTGAAAAAGGCCAACGAACTATTAAAAAAAGGTCTGGGCGTCGATCTGCTGATCCTGAGTAATCGGGAGAAGACACAGCTGATTGACGCCCTCAAGGAAGTTTATCGCTTGCCAGAGCTGCTTGCCCAACTGCGAATTGCCCGAAGCTCGTACTTCTACCATCGCGCCCGTATGTGCCTGGCAGACAAGTATGCCGCCGTCCGCCTCAGCCTTGCGGAAATTTTTGAAGCGAACCGTCGTTGTTACGGCTACCGCAGACTACAGGCGTCACTGGCCAGGAAGAGCGTGATCGTCTCGGAAAAGGTTGTCCAGCGCTTGATGAAGCAGGAGCACTTGGCCGTAGCCAGACCGCGCCGACGGCGTTTCGGATCATACTTGGGAGAAATAAGTCCGGCACCCGAAAACCTGATCAATCGCGACTTTCATGCAGACGCGCCGAACGTGAAATGGCTGACAGACATCACCGAGTTCCAGATCCCAGCTGGCAAGGTCTACCTTTCGCCCATCATCGACTGCTTTGACGGAATGGTCATCAGTTGGTCCATCGGAACCCAACCAGATGCGGGTCTCGTCAACACCATGCTGGATGCAGCCATCGGGACCGTCGCCAACGGCGAGGAACGGCCTATCATCCATTCTGATCGAGGAGCCCATTATCGATGGCCCGGCTGGTTAACCCGTATCAGCGAAGCAAGACTGGTTCGTTCGATGTCCCGAAAGGGATGCTCGCAAGACAACGCCGCGTGCGAAGGGTTCTTCGGTCGGTTGAAAACTGAGCTCTTCTATCCACGCGACTGGAAGGCAATCACGATCGAACAGTTCGTCGCCGAGGTGGACGCCTACATCCGATGGTACAATGAGAAGCGTATCAAGATATCGCTGGGATCACTCAGCCCCGTCGAGTATCGTCAGAGCCTCGGCCTGAAATTATAA
- a CDS encoding autotransporter outer membrane beta-barrel domain-containing protein: MTVPAAFFEKRPSSGDGSFVDNSDTNRANNMLISGGRVGKCKGIVGGIAPCEAGLVLSFESLSVVSAAAFTSLLIWSSPSLAGSCDPAGPETWSCSGAATGSDPSAVIFSSAPVTVVTQPGFGLSTSGEAIRVETIGGIAITDGNASSITSSGGQGILAINDVSGAVEITSNGSITGIDGIYVINTGTGPTTITSSGTAIGTIGNGVYVSNDGFATDLTVSQTGGTIFGADNGISTTNRGFGATAISVAGDVDGAAENGIWAQNFANATGITITQAVGSTITGYTHGIRADNWAAGAISITTAGVINQTQTGAANNDTFGVYAYNSTAGTDIILTQTAGSISGNWFGMYANNQGSGSTRIISSGDVTAIVRAGLYAYNAAPADSIFVSQTSGTVKGGTYGVFADNAGTGSTTVTLSGDVIASGDYGVYSRNASSATDLMVRQTAGSIAGRTGILASNRGTGASLVSVGSRVSGGAGAGIQTIAANGSTIDIASSATVTATSGIAIRDGGVAGSPIASDTIGGNVVVNSAGIVTGDAVLGLGDDTFNLAGGTYAGNIYGDDRDDPRSNDGVTNHEGNDTFTWTGGTLAGGFYGQDGSDTAMVSASAYDGSQVLDGGDDTSVADGMIDTLTLKGVTATTNGGKIINWEVVNLDGASLSIDDGVWHVGEPDEATTGVFLDNRSRLDGIASLAFDGNMTIDSTSAFVGTGGGTGVYSFSGDVANAGTITTVDDAVGDVVIIGGNYNGNGGQILFDVALGDDNSKTDMVIINGDTSGMTNVGVNNVGGTGAQTSEGIRIIEVNGASNGYFSLVGDYTIGDRQAVVAGAYAYQLYQGGTSSPNDGNWYLRSQLTVSNPTPTAPLYQAGVPSYEAYPQALLGLNGVPTLQQRVGSRFWAGNGASVGTPYATPEGAGVAIEGNGVWGRIEGVHNHIEPRFSAAAAEYDQNVFKLQAGIDGLLTETESGKLIGGFTVHYAHGKTDTRSVWGDGEISTDGYGLGGTLTWYGENGFYLDGQAQMTWYTSGLNSLLARTNLTDNNDGFGYTLSLESGTRIAIDPGWSVTPQAQLVYSNVDFDAFTDTFGARVSLDRGESLQGRLGVTLDHESAWQNDKGLLNRSHVYGIGNLYYEFLEGTRVDVQGVRLASRNDRVWAGLGLGGTYSWDDDKYSIYGEALVQTSLNDFGDSYSVKGQVGLRVKW; this comes from the coding sequence ATGACCGTACCTGCAGCATTTTTCGAGAAGCGTCCATCTAGCGGGGATGGGTCTTTCGTCGATAATTCTGATACAAATCGAGCAAATAACATGCTCATCAGTGGCGGCCGAGTGGGGAAGTGTAAGGGGATCGTCGGTGGAATAGCGCCTTGTGAAGCGGGTTTGGTACTGTCGTTTGAAAGTTTGTCCGTCGTTTCGGCGGCGGCATTTACATCGTTGCTCATTTGGTCTTCGCCATCGCTGGCAGGTAGCTGTGATCCTGCTGGCCCTGAAACCTGGAGCTGTTCGGGTGCTGCCACAGGCAGCGATCCGTCAGCGGTTATCTTTTCTTCTGCGCCCGTAACGGTAGTCACACAACCAGGATTTGGTTTGTCAACCTCTGGGGAGGCCATCAGAGTCGAGACGATCGGAGGGATCGCCATAACGGACGGAAATGCGTCGTCCATCACGTCCTCTGGTGGGCAGGGTATTTTGGCGATCAATGATGTTTCCGGTGCGGTTGAAATAACATCGAACGGTAGCATCACCGGCATTGACGGAATCTATGTCATCAATACCGGTACAGGTCCCACAACGATCACATCCTCAGGCACGGCGATTGGGACAATCGGTAATGGTGTCTATGTTTCCAACGACGGCTTCGCAACGGACCTGACCGTCAGTCAGACGGGCGGGACGATTTTTGGCGCGGATAACGGAATTTCCACAACCAATCGTGGATTTGGGGCGACCGCAATTAGTGTCGCCGGCGATGTGGACGGTGCAGCCGAAAACGGCATATGGGCGCAAAATTTCGCTAACGCGACAGGCATCACGATTACCCAGGCAGTCGGCAGCACGATCACCGGTTATACGCATGGCATCCGCGCCGATAATTGGGCGGCCGGCGCTATATCGATCACAACAGCCGGGGTCATCAACCAGACCCAGACTGGCGCGGCAAATAACGACACCTTTGGTGTCTATGCCTACAATTCCACAGCCGGGACAGATATCATTCTTACCCAGACCGCGGGATCGATCTCCGGCAATTGGTTCGGCATGTATGCCAATAACCAGGGAAGCGGCTCAACGAGGATCATCAGTTCCGGCGATGTCACGGCAATCGTACGCGCTGGACTTTACGCTTATAACGCGGCCCCAGCGGACAGTATCTTCGTAAGCCAGACATCCGGAACGGTCAAAGGCGGTACCTATGGTGTTTTCGCAGACAATGCGGGAACCGGCTCAACAACGGTTACACTGTCCGGCGATGTGATCGCCTCCGGTGACTACGGTGTCTATTCGCGTAATGCCAGCAGCGCCACCGATCTGATGGTGAGACAGACGGCGGGTTCTATTGCTGGCAGAACCGGCATTCTGGCGTCGAATAGGGGTACGGGTGCCTCGCTGGTCAGCGTCGGTAGTAGAGTGAGTGGCGGTGCGGGCGCGGGTATTCAAACGATTGCAGCGAACGGCTCGACCATCGATATTGCATCTTCGGCAACGGTCACAGCAACGTCGGGGATTGCTATCCGTGACGGAGGTGTTGCGGGTAGCCCGATTGCATCGGACACGATTGGCGGTAATGTCGTCGTTAACAGCGCCGGCATCGTAACCGGTGACGCGGTCCTCGGCCTCGGCGATGACACCTTCAATTTGGCTGGTGGAACCTATGCCGGTAATATCTACGGTGACGACAGAGACGACCCTCGAAGCAACGACGGTGTCACAAACCATGAAGGCAATGATACGTTCACATGGACGGGCGGCACTCTGGCTGGCGGCTTCTACGGTCAGGACGGTTCCGATACGGCTATGGTAAGCGCATCGGCCTATGATGGTTCTCAGGTGCTTGACGGCGGTGATGATACCTCGGTTGCCGATGGTATGATCGATACGCTTACGCTTAAGGGTGTGACGGCGACGACTAATGGCGGCAAGATCATCAATTGGGAAGTTGTCAATCTGGATGGAGCCAGTCTGTCGATTGATGACGGTGTATGGCATGTCGGCGAACCGGACGAAGCAACGACCGGTGTGTTCCTGGACAACAGGTCTAGACTTGACGGCATAGCGTCGCTCGCCTTCGACGGCAACATGACGATTGATTCAACCTCCGCTTTCGTCGGGACGGGCGGAGGAACCGGGGTCTATTCGTTCAGCGGCGATGTGGCCAATGCCGGAACCATCACCACGGTAGATGATGCTGTCGGCGATGTTGTCATCATCGGTGGAAACTATAACGGCAATGGCGGACAGATACTGTTCGATGTTGCTCTTGGTGACGACAACTCCAAGACGGATATGGTCATCATCAATGGCGACACATCGGGCATGACAAATGTCGGCGTCAACAATGTTGGAGGCACGGGTGCGCAGACCAGTGAAGGTATCCGTATCATCGAAGTGAACGGTGCTTCCAACGGGTATTTCTCGCTCGTTGGCGATTACACAATTGGCGACAGGCAGGCGGTCGTTGCAGGCGCCTACGCCTATCAGCTTTATCAGGGAGGCACTTCATCACCGAATGATGGCAACTGGTATTTGCGGTCGCAACTGACCGTGTCGAATCCGACGCCGACTGCTCCGCTTTACCAGGCCGGTGTTCCGAGCTATGAGGCATATCCTCAGGCATTGCTGGGTCTGAACGGCGTCCCAACCTTGCAGCAACGTGTCGGTAGTCGTTTCTGGGCCGGTAATGGCGCTTCTGTCGGCACACCTTATGCCACTCCCGAAGGAGCAGGCGTTGCGATCGAAGGAAACGGTGTATGGGGTCGCATTGAAGGCGTACATAACCACATCGAGCCGCGTTTCTCCGCCGCGGCCGCCGAGTACGACCAGAATGTCTTCAAGCTTCAGGCCGGCATTGATGGGCTGTTGACGGAAACGGAAAGCGGCAAGCTGATTGGCGGGTTCACGGTCCATTACGCCCATGGCAAAACCGACACCAGGTCCGTTTGGGGCGATGGTGAGATCAGCACGGACGGTTACGGTCTTGGCGGGACATTGACCTGGTATGGCGAGAATGGCTTCTATCTGGACGGTCAGGCCCAGATGACCTGGTACACAAGCGGTCTCAACTCTCTCCTTGCCCGCACGAACCTCACCGACAACAATGACGGTTTTGGCTATACACTGTCGTTGGAAAGCGGCACGCGCATTGCCATCGATCCAGGCTGGTCCGTCACACCGCAGGCCCAGCTGGTCTATTCCAATGTCGACTTCGACGCGTTTACCGACACATTCGGCGCCCGTGTCAGCCTCGACCGTGGAGAAAGCCTGCAAGGTCGTCTCGGTGTGACCCTCGACCATGAAAGCGCGTGGCAGAATGACAAGGGCTTGCTCAACCGCTCCCACGTCTACGGCATTGGCAATCTCTACTATGAGTTCCTCGAAGGCACCAGGGTCGATGTCCAGGGCGTGAGACTCGCCAGCCGCAATGATCGTGTCTGGGCCGGACTGGGGCTCGGGGGAACCTATAGCTGGGACGACGACAAGTACTCGATCTATGGCGAAGCTCTGGTTCAGACCAGCCTGAATGACTTCGGCGACAGTTACTCCGTCAAGGGACAGGTGGGCCTACGCGTGAAGTGGTAA
- a CDS encoding alpha/beta hydrolase-fold protein — translation MYDRYGPKRIAAARCVPPPKSNGPKSAPAGAIHGQGRAYQRYLGDQVKPFIATRYRTDPARSLFLGHSYGALLGAQILFTEPDLFSGYILGSPSL, via the coding sequence ATCTACGACAGATATGGGCCGAAAAGAATCGCTGCGGCAAGGTGTGTTCCCCCCCCCAAGTCGAACGGTCCAAAAAGCGCACCTGCTGGTGCGATCCATGGGCAGGGACGGGCCTATCAGCGTTATTTGGGTGATCAGGTGAAACCATTTATCGCCACTCGCTATCGGACCGATCCCGCCAGATCGCTCTTCCTCGGCCACTCCTACGGTGCTTTGCTCGGCGCACAGATCCTGTTCACCGAACCTGACTTGTTTAGCGGCTATATCCTTGGCAGCCCCTCTCTCTGA
- a CDS encoding LysE family translocator, producing the protein MDLVIPGAANLGLFISTTLVLLLVPGPAVLYIFARSVEQGRSAGLVSILGIHTATLVHVVAAAVGLSALLASSALAFSVVKYAGAAYLIWLGLKKLFGPSDIPDVEGGLPTRSRMRIFREGFIVNLLNPKTALFFLAFLPQFVEVDRGHVAMQIAFLGILYTAIGILTDGTYALVAGTAGNWLKRSPVYLKAERWVSGFVYIGLGVTAAFAGNQRK; encoded by the coding sequence ATGGATCTGGTAATTCCCGGTGCAGCCAATCTCGGCCTGTTCATCAGTACCACGCTGGTGCTGCTTCTCGTGCCCGGCCCGGCAGTCCTTTATATTTTCGCGCGGTCGGTCGAGCAGGGCCGCTCCGCCGGCCTCGTTTCGATCCTTGGCATCCATACGGCGACGCTTGTTCATGTCGTCGCCGCCGCCGTTGGACTGTCGGCGCTTCTCGCCTCGTCCGCGCTCGCCTTCAGCGTGGTGAAATATGCCGGCGCGGCCTATCTGATCTGGCTTGGTCTCAAGAAGCTTTTTGGCCCGTCGGACATTCCCGATGTCGAGGGCGGTTTGCCGACGCGCAGCCGCATGCGCATCTTTCGCGAGGGCTTCATCGTCAACCTCCTCAATCCGAAGACAGCGCTGTTCTTTCTGGCCTTCCTGCCGCAGTTCGTCGAGGTTGACCGGGGCCATGTGGCGATGCAGATCGCTTTCCTCGGGATTCTCTACACGGCGATCGGCATTTTGACGGATGGAACCTATGCGCTTGTGGCCGGCACCGCCGGCAACTGGCTGAAGCGCAGCCCCGTGTATCTGAAAGCCGAACGCTGGGTTAGTGGTTTTGTCTATATCGGCCTTGGCGTAACGGCCGCTTTCGCGGGCAATCAAAGGAAATAA
- a CDS encoding YegP family protein: MYKFEVFKDKAGEFRFRFRASNGEIMFSSEGYKAKASVLNAIESIKKNSPGAETVDQTTATV; this comes from the coding sequence ATGTACAAATTTGAGGTTTTCAAGGACAAGGCTGGCGAATTCCGGTTCCGCTTCCGGGCATCGAACGGCGAAATCATGTTCAGCTCAGAAGGATACAAGGCCAAGGCTTCTGTCTTGAACGCCATCGAATCCATCAAGAAAAACTCGCCGGGCGCTGAAACCGTCGATCAGACGACAGCAACCGTTTGA
- the aqpZ gene encoding aquaporin Z — translation MGRKLLAEFFGTFWLVFGGCGSAVFAAAFPELGIGFTGVALAFGLTVLTMAYAVGGISGGHFNPAVSVGLTVAGRFPASSLVPYVIAQVAGAIVAAAALYVIATGKAGIDLGGFASNGYGEHSPGGYSLVSALLIEIILTAFFLIVILGSTHGRVPAGFAPIAIGLALTLIHLISIPVTNTSVNPARSTGQALFVGGWALQQLWLFWLAPIVGGAAGAVIWKLFGEKD, via the coding sequence ATGGGACGAAAACTTCTCGCGGAATTCTTTGGAACGTTCTGGCTGGTGTTCGGGGGGTGCGGTAGCGCCGTCTTTGCCGCCGCGTTCCCTGAACTCGGTATCGGCTTCACAGGTGTTGCTCTCGCATTCGGCCTCACGGTCCTGACGATGGCCTATGCGGTCGGCGGCATTTCGGGCGGCCATTTCAATCCAGCCGTTTCTGTCGGCCTGACTGTTGCCGGACGCTTCCCGGCATCGAGCCTGGTGCCCTATGTCATCGCACAGGTAGCCGGCGCAATCGTTGCGGCTGCGGCCCTCTACGTTATCGCCACCGGCAAAGCAGGGATCGATCTCGGTGGCTTTGCTTCCAATGGTTATGGAGAGCATTCGCCCGGCGGATATTCCCTCGTTTCGGCCCTGCTGATCGAAATCATTCTGACGGCGTTCTTCCTGATCGTTATTTTGGGATCGACACATGGAAGGGTTCCCGCAGGCTTTGCGCCGATTGCCATCGGCCTTGCCTTGACGCTGATCCATCTGATTTCCATTCCGGTCACGAATACGTCGGTCAATCCCGCCCGTTCGACCGGCCAGGCACTCTTTGTCGGTGGATGGGCATTGCAGCAACTCTGGCTGTTCTGGCTTGCCCCGATCGTCGGTGGTGCTGCCGGCGCCGTGATCTGGAAGCTCTTCGGAGAGAAAGATTAA
- a CDS encoding DUF2865 domain-containing protein, whose amino-acid sequence MEADLADLGGKVFSRGSDGCSASARQQRKSTSPAHASSKFAGTFRTGRAVLYCVRLADGYLFPAPNSQFVASDAADAILRQCQYICEDPAMDVYVLEDANLGTEQMISIRSQTSYQDFPRAFRYRDQENFRKCDWNRYVARIYELQQTKQMSKEMADVSVPPPALRPKIEENRVSMEETGSVKEVEPLIERPVRIVGPVFLQPQ is encoded by the coding sequence GTGGAAGCCGACCTCGCCGACCTCGGAGGAAAAGTGTTTTCCCGCGGTTCCGATGGTTGCAGCGCGTCTGCACGGCAGCAACGGAAATCAACATCTCCGGCACATGCATCTTCAAAATTCGCTGGAACATTTCGTACCGGCAGGGCCGTGCTCTATTGCGTGCGCCTCGCTGACGGGTATCTCTTCCCGGCGCCGAACTCACAATTCGTCGCAAGCGATGCAGCGGATGCGATCCTGCGGCAATGCCAATATATCTGCGAAGACCCGGCAATGGACGTCTATGTTCTGGAAGATGCCAATCTCGGAACGGAGCAAATGATTTCGATCCGCAGCCAGACGAGCTATCAGGATTTCCCCCGTGCGTTCAGGTATCGCGATCAGGAAAACTTCCGGAAATGTGACTGGAATCGCTATGTTGCCCGCATCTATGAGCTTCAACAGACAAAACAGATGTCTAAAGAAATGGCAGATGTTTCGGTTCCGCCACCTGCACTCCGCCCGAAGATCGAGGAAAACAGAGTATCGATGGAAGAGACAGGTAGCGTCAAAGAAGTCGAACCTTTGATCGAGCGGCCGGTCAGGATTGTCGGCCCGGTGTTTCTGCAGCCGCAGTAA
- a CDS encoding SH3 domain-containing protein gives MRTKNILAALALFLGISLPSLVEAANAYATGNVNVRTGPGTRYPRTGTIPAGATLTIRGCLNGYSWCEVIFAGQSGWASSNYLQATYQNRRRPVIHIGPVIGLPVIVHKPRPPHWEHRPRPPRPPHWGHRPRPPHWDHRPRPPRPQPR, from the coding sequence ATGCGGACAAAAAACATTCTTGCAGCGCTTGCTTTGTTTTTGGGGATTTCCCTGCCTTCACTCGTAGAAGCGGCCAATGCCTACGCGACGGGCAATGTGAATGTGAGAACCGGGCCGGGAACCCGATATCCCCGCACGGGGACCATTCCCGCCGGAGCGACGCTGACCATTCGCGGATGCCTGAACGGCTATAGCTGGTGCGAGGTGATCTTTGCCGGACAAAGTGGCTGGGCTTCCAGCAATTATCTGCAGGCCACCTACCAGAACCGGCGGCGACCGGTGATTCATATCGGTCCGGTCATCGGGCTGCCGGTTATCGTGCACAAGCCGCGCCCACCCCATTGGGAGCATCGTCCGCGTCCGCCAAGACCACCCCACTGGGGTCATCGCCCACGTCCGCCCCATTGGGACCATCGCCCGCGTCCTCCAAGGCCGCAGCCCAGATGA